Genomic DNA from Catellatospora sp. TT07R-123:
CAGGACCATCGAGGTGGAGGTGGGGCTGCACCACGCCTCGCCGCCCCCGTTGTACTCGGGGTAGTGCCCGTCGTGGACGTTCTGCGAGTACTGCGGGACGGCGAGCACGGTGCCCTGCGCCTGGGTGGGCGTGCTGGCGGTGAGCTTGCCGGGTGCGGGGAGCCGGGAGGCCACGGCCGCGACCGAGCGCACCGCGGGGCTGAGGGTGCTGCCGATCGGGCGCAGCAGGGTGATCCGCAGCTGCCAGGAGGTCCAGCCCCGGCCCGCGGCCGCGGTGAACGTGTCGGTGGTGACGGCGCCGTCGGCGTCGGCCTGCCCGCCCACGGAGGTGCGGCGGACGCCGGTGTCGCCGTCGGCCCAGCGGCCCAGCACGTACCACCTGGTGGTGGTGCCCGCCTCGGTGGTGCCGCGCAGGTCGACCTGCACCCAGGTCCCGGCCGGGGTGGTCGCGTTCCAGGACGGGATCGCCTCGGTCGCGGCGAACCCGGGCGCGGCCCACGGCGAGGTCCAGGCCGCGTAGTCGTAGTCGGCGCTGACGCCGGTGTGCGGGTCCAGGTAGGACAGCTGTCCGGCCGGCGTGTCGACGACGAGGGCACCGCCGGACACGGTGGTGCCCGTGCCGGTGCCCGCCGCGAATCCGGCGGTGCCGGACCAGCGGTGCAGTCTGATGTCGCGCACGACCGGCTGCGGTTTGCCCGCGGCCATGGCTTCCTCCCCCAATGCCAGCCCCGCGGCGGCACCCGCGGCGACCGCGGTGCGCAGTACGGTGCGTCGGTCCATACTCCCGGCTCCATCCCCGACAGGTTGATGAAGGAATATGGTCAGGAAGCCTGGCACAGGCGGAGATTCTTTACAAGAGCCAGATGGCGCCGTATGGACACGGCTCGGTCACAGGTCGGCGCCGGTGTCGGGTAGATCGTCTACATGCATCAGCGGGTGCCGATCCGCGTCCGGGACAGCCGCGTGAGCGATCCGGTGCGGGGGCTGTTCACGTCCGCCCGACCGTACCCGAACAGCCGAATCCGCGCAGCCCCGCCGGGCACGGCGGAGCCGCCGCCCGGGTGGGACGGCGGCTCCGGACGGGCGGCCGGTCAGGCCGCGCCCTCGAACTGCACCTGCGGGTCGTTGTGGGCCGCGGTGCCCCAGACGGCGTCGTACGAGCCGGTGTCGCCGGCCAGGTAGTAGCGGAACCAGTCGGTGAGCAGGCGCCGGGTCAGCGACAGCTGCACGGCGCGGGTGATCGAGCCGCTGTCGCAGAAGCTCGACGTCGAGTCCATGAAGCCGCAGTGGAACCCGCCGGTGATGGTGCGCAGCTGCTTGGGCGCGGCCTTGCCGTTGTAGATCTTGCGCTGGTTGTCGGCGGGCGGCGCGATGGTGTCCGACGAGCCGGCGACCAGCAGCATCGGCGCGGCCACCGACGCGGCGGCGGTCGCGGCCGACGGGTTGGTCTCGGCGGCGGCCAGGTTGGCCACGGTGGTGACGGCCGGGTTGCGCGAGGCGGCCAGCACGCTGGCTCCGGCGCCCATCGAGTGCCCGGACAGCCCGAGCCGGTTGGTGACGATGTGGGCGTTGAACCGCGAGCCGGCGGTGGTGTCCTGCGCGACCAGCCAGGTCAGCTGGGCGTTGAGGTCGTCGGCGAAGGCGCCGTGGCTGGGGAACAGCCCGCCCTGCGAGGTCGGCGCGGCCACCACGAAGCCCCAGGAGGCCAGGTGGGACATGGTGCCGTAGTACTTGCTGACCGCCTGGAGGAAGCCGTGGCCGAACGCGATGGCCGGGAACCGGCCCGCGGCGACGGCGGCGTTCTGCCCGGCGGCCGCGGCCGGGTAGTAGATGCGGGCGCTGAAGGACC
This window encodes:
- a CDS encoding peptidase C39 family protein translates to MDRRTVLRTAVAAGAAAGLALGEEAMAAGKPQPVVRDIRLHRWSGTAGFAAGTGTGTTVSGGALVVDTPAGQLSYLDPHTGVSADYDYAAWTSPWAAPGFAATEAIPSWNATTPAGTWVQVDLRGTTEAGTTTRWYVLGRWADGDTGVRRTSVGGQADADGAVTTDTFTAAAGRGWTSWQLRITLLRPIGSTLSPAVRSVAAVASRLPAPGKLTASTPTQAQGTVLAVPQYSQNVHDGHYPEYNGGGEAWCSPTSTSMVLACWGVLPPAADYAWVDGADPAPWVDHAARQTFDQAYDGTGNWPFNTAYAATRGLDGFVTRLRGLTEAEAFIAAGIPLVLSVSYKKGEVPGLDYATSGHLLVLAGFSATGDPVLNDPHAPTDAGVRKTAGRAAFEAAWLNSSRGVVYVMRPATVALPPAPVQANW
- a CDS encoding dienelactone hydrolase family protein, with amino-acid sequence MFRRAILVLTLLTGALIGTAAPAAAADTSVPGSYAVGYVDASVSASGRSFSARIYYPAAAAGQNAAVAAGRFPAIAFGHGFLQAVSKYYGTMSHLASWGFVVAAPTSQGGLFPSHGAFADDLNAQLTWLVAQDTTAGSRFNAHIVTNRLGLSGHSMGAGASVLAASRNPAVTTVANLAAAETNPSAATAAASVAAPMLLVAGSSDTIAPPADNQRKIYNGKAAPKQLRTITGGFHCGFMDSTSSFCDSGSITRAVQLSLTRRLLTDWFRYYLAGDTGSYDAVWGTAAHNDPQVQFEGAA